A genome region from Thermococcus onnurineus NA1 includes the following:
- a CDS encoding ATPase domain-containing protein, translating to MVTKYTIKRVKSGIPGFDDLIEGGFPVGTTVLVTGPTGSGKTTFGVQFVYKGAELYNEPGVIVTLEERAQDLRREMRAFGWDLERYERERKIAIVDGVSAVVGLPSEEQYVLEGNLNAEDFLRYIYRVVKSINAKRLVIDSIPSIAFRLKEESRIREVLLQLNTILLEMGVTSILTTEAPDPSRGRISRYGMEEYIARGVILLDFVEKEVELKRYLLIRKMRETKHSMKKYPFEINEEGIVVYPSGEVY from the coding sequence ATGGTCACGAAATACACCATCAAAAGAGTGAAAAGCGGGATTCCTGGTTTTGATGATTTAATTGAGGGGGGATTTCCTGTTGGAACTACCGTTCTAGTTACCGGTCCGACTGGAAGCGGTAAGACAACCTTTGGCGTTCAGTTCGTCTATAAAGGTGCTGAGTTGTACAACGAGCCAGGGGTCATAGTTACCCTTGAGGAGAGAGCACAGGATCTCAGGAGGGAAATGAGAGCTTTTGGGTGGGATCTCGAGAGGTATGAACGGGAGAGAAAGATAGCTATAGTTGATGGCGTCAGTGCCGTCGTAGGGCTTCCTTCGGAGGAGCAGTACGTTCTTGAAGGCAACCTCAACGCTGAGGACTTTCTCCGCTACATCTACCGCGTGGTTAAGTCCATAAACGCGAAGAGGCTCGTCATTGACTCTATCCCGTCGATAGCCTTCAGGCTCAAAGAGGAGTCCAGAATAAGGGAGGTTCTCCTGCAGCTCAACACAATACTCCTGGAGATGGGCGTTACTTCGATCTTAACCACTGAAGCTCCCGATCCAAGCAGGGGCAGGATAAGCAGGTACGGTATGGAGGAGTACATTGCGAGGGGAGTTATCCTTCTCGACTTCGTTGAGAAGGAGGTCGAGCTCAAGCGCTACCTCCTGATCAGAAAGATGCGTGAAACCAAGCACTCTATGAAGAAGTATCCATTTGAAATAAACGAGGAAGGTATCGTTGTTTACCCGAGCGGTGAGGTTTACTAA
- a CDS encoding tripartite tricarboxylate transporter permease, whose translation MLREMLAGILGGTLSGISPGIHVNTLAAFLSSVGVDGNLLLFSMGLTHTFLDVIPSAFFGVPDEGTSLSVLPAHRLVLEGRAMEVVRIALWASFLSVLMAAPLMTLYLFLAPLYRPDFGRLLVLLLALTLILTERGWRKLFALFVFLLSGILGIFAFRLSLSQPYYHLFAGLFGLPVLIVALGSKNPRLNPGDGGIKMSIKSFIGFSFLGTLLGMVASLVPAFTASQAALLGSFFSQDERSFLTIVFSVNTANFLFSFANFLATGRIRNGIVALMTPIGEEALRFYLLAAFFVSMVVLAYGEALADIILSIVSQMPYRTLNIAVVLFLLVLSYFFDGFFGLLVLTGATLIGLLAVNLGVKRTSCMGVLMLSIIIE comes from the coding sequence TTGCTCCGGGAGATGCTAGCCGGGATCCTCGGCGGAACGCTGAGCGGTATCTCCCCCGGAATCCACGTGAATACGCTGGCTGCTTTTCTCTCAAGTGTGGGAGTAGACGGTAACCTGCTCCTCTTTTCCATGGGATTGACCCACACTTTTCTTGACGTCATTCCATCGGCATTCTTCGGCGTTCCAGATGAGGGAACTTCCCTCAGTGTTCTTCCTGCACATAGACTCGTTCTCGAGGGCAGAGCGATGGAAGTAGTTAGGATAGCTCTCTGGGCCAGTTTTCTTTCCGTACTAATGGCTGCTCCCCTGATGACCCTGTATCTCTTTCTGGCTCCTCTATACCGCCCAGATTTTGGCAGGCTCCTCGTTCTGCTCCTTGCTTTGACCCTGATACTCACGGAACGCGGCTGGAGAAAGCTCTTCGCACTCTTTGTCTTTCTCCTTTCGGGAATCTTGGGTATCTTTGCCTTTAGGCTCTCACTCAGCCAGCCTTACTACCACCTCTTCGCGGGTCTCTTTGGCCTTCCTGTGCTTATTGTGGCGCTTGGCTCAAAGAATCCTCGCCTGAACCCTGGAGATGGGGGCATTAAAATGAGCATAAAAAGCTTCATCGGCTTTTCCTTCCTTGGGACACTTCTCGGCATGGTTGCTTCACTCGTTCCAGCTTTCACGGCCTCTCAAGCGGCCTTGCTGGGCTCTTTCTTTTCACAGGATGAGCGCTCTTTCCTTACAATCGTTTTCTCCGTCAACACTGCAAACTTCCTTTTCTCCTTTGCGAATTTCTTGGCAACGGGCAGGATAAGAAACGGCATCGTCGCCCTGATGACGCCCATTGGAGAAGAAGCCCTTCGATTTTATCTTCTTGCAGCCTTTTTTGTCTCGATGGTAGTTCTGGCCTATGGAGAGGCCCTTGCGGATATTATTTTGAGTATCGTCTCTCAAATGCCCTACAGGACACTCAACATAGCTGTGGTTCTCTTTCTCCTTGTCCTTTCCTACTTTTTTGACGGCTTTTTTGGTCTCCTTGTCTTAACTGGGGCGACCCTAATCGGTCTTCTAGCCGTAAACCTTGGCGTCAAGAGAACGAGTTGCATGGGAGTGCTGATGCTTTCGATAATAATCGAATAA
- a CDS encoding DUF5748 family protein, producing MNFDVVKEFLEEIGADWTEIDGEIHLDPKIFYEVWKYMGEPDLETYVIEYEVVEPGSYNPPEKKYVSAKTVKIKKAYFTTLDGKRIVTDYVELQKILKEKFI from the coding sequence ATGAACTTCGATGTGGTGAAAGAGTTTCTGGAAGAAATCGGGGCGGATTGGACAGAGATAGATGGCGAAATCCACCTCGATCCCAAAATTTTCTACGAAGTCTGGAAATATATGGGAGAGCCTGACCTCGAGACGTACGTTATAGAGTATGAGGTCGTAGAGCCCGGTTCGTACAATCCGCCCGAGAAGAAGTACGTCAGCGCTAAGACCGTTAAAATCAAAAAAGCCTACTTTACTACCCTTGACGGCAAGAGGATAGTCACAGACTATGTGGAACTTCAGAAGATTCTAAAAGAGAAGTTCATCTGA
- a CDS encoding class I SAM-dependent rRNA methyltransferase encodes MAKVYVDAQAARAIGKGAMIVFKKGVIRVEGEVKPGDIVEVYTRGKKFLGKGFVNPNSNIMVRLVTKDKDTEINKELFRERIKKANEYRKKVLGYDKAYRMVYGEADYLPGLIVDRFNEIASLQISSVGMERFKLDLAEAIMEAEPEIETVFEKNTGRSRRREGLPEIERVLLGKEKYRTIIEEGRAKFIVDMRGQKTGFFLDQRENRIALEKYVKPGMKVLDVFTYTGGFAIHAAVAGAEKVVAVDKSPRAIEMAKENAKLNGVADRMEFIVGSAFPVMEEMIKRGEKFDIVILDPPAFVQHEKDLKRGLRAYFNVNYAGLQLVKEGGILVTASCSQHVDMQTFKDMVIAAAAKAGKFLRMLEPYRTQAPDHPILMASKDTEYLKALFLYVEDMK; translated from the coding sequence ATGGCGAAGGTTTACGTTGACGCTCAGGCCGCGAGAGCTATAGGTAAAGGCGCGATGATAGTCTTTAAAAAGGGCGTGATCCGCGTTGAGGGCGAGGTTAAGCCGGGAGACATCGTTGAGGTTTACACGCGCGGAAAGAAATTCCTTGGGAAGGGCTTCGTTAATCCCAACTCAAATATCATGGTTCGCCTCGTCACGAAGGACAAAGATACTGAGATAAACAAGGAACTCTTTCGGGAGAGAATCAAAAAGGCCAATGAGTACAGGAAGAAGGTTCTCGGCTACGATAAGGCCTACAGAATGGTCTATGGTGAGGCTGACTACCTGCCGGGTCTCATCGTGGACCGTTTCAATGAGATAGCCTCTCTCCAGATTTCAAGTGTTGGAATGGAGCGCTTCAAGCTTGATCTGGCCGAGGCTATAATGGAAGCCGAGCCCGAAATTGAGACCGTCTTCGAAAAGAACACCGGTCGCTCGCGCAGGAGGGAAGGCCTGCCCGAGATAGAGCGCGTCCTCCTTGGCAAGGAGAAGTATCGCACGATAATAGAGGAAGGAAGGGCAAAGTTTATCGTGGACATGCGCGGACAGAAGACAGGCTTCTTCCTCGACCAGAGGGAGAACAGGATAGCTCTGGAAAAGTATGTCAAGCCTGGGATGAAGGTTCTGGATGTGTTTACTTATACTGGCGGCTTCGCTATCCATGCGGCCGTCGCCGGTGCCGAAAAAGTAGTTGCCGTTGACAAGTCACCGAGGGCCATCGAGATGGCCAAAGAAAATGCAAAGCTCAACGGCGTTGCGGACAGGATGGAGTTCATAGTTGGCTCTGCCTTTCCTGTCATGGAGGAAATGATAAAGCGCGGTGAGAAGTTCGACATAGTGATCCTCGATCCACCCGCCTTCGTCCAGCATGAAAAGGACCTAAAGCGCGGTCTCAGGGCTTACTTCAACGTGAACTACGCAGGTCTACAGCTCGTCAAGGAAGGTGGAATACTCGTTACTGCCTCGTGCTCCCAGCATGTGGACATGCAGACCTTCAAAGATATGGTCATAGCCGCGGCAGCAAAGGCTGGCAAATTCCTCAGAATGCTCGAACCTTACAGAACTCAGGCGCCAGACCATCCGATACTTATGGCCTCCAAAGATACGGAATACCTCAAGGCGCTCTTCCTCTATGTGGAGGACATGAAGTGA
- a CDS encoding RlmF-related methyltransferase, with translation MPTWKDGKLGLPISEAVKIFPELGKYLDKKGRLDFSNREARILYNRAIAKAVFGLDIEYHPRGLVTTPISRYIFLKTFLRGGERVLEIGTGHTAMMALMAAKLFNCDVTATEIDEEFFTYAKANIGRNNARVRLIKSDGGIILGVIPEGEKFDVIFSAPPYYDRPTRGVLTEREGVGGGKYGEGFSVRLIEEARDYLISRGKVALFLPDKKPLIEAITEKGEELGYKTRDVRFKAGTRWRHSLILTL, from the coding sequence ATGCCCACTTGGAAGGACGGAAAGCTCGGTCTTCCGATCAGCGAGGCCGTTAAGATATTCCCGGAGCTCGGAAAATACCTCGACAAGAAAGGCAGGCTGGACTTCTCGAACAGGGAGGCAAGGATACTCTACAACCGGGCTATCGCGAAGGCCGTTTTCGGTCTCGACATAGAATACCACCCGCGCGGACTTGTTACCACCCCCATTTCACGATACATCTTTCTGAAAACCTTCCTCCGCGGCGGCGAGAGAGTTCTGGAGATAGGAACCGGGCATACTGCTATGATGGCGCTCATGGCGGCGAAGCTTTTCAACTGCGACGTTACTGCAACTGAGATTGATGAGGAGTTTTTCACCTACGCCAAGGCTAACATCGGGAGGAACAATGCCAGAGTCAGGCTAATCAAAAGCGACGGCGGGATAATCCTGGGTGTAATCCCAGAAGGGGAAAAGTTCGACGTTATCTTCTCTGCCCCACCCTACTACGATAGGCCTACGAGGGGAGTTCTGACGGAGAGAGAAGGCGTCGGTGGAGGGAAATATGGAGAGGGCTTCTCAGTGAGGCTTATAGAAGAGGCGCGCGATTACCTCATCTCCCGCGGAAAGGTCGCCCTCTTCCTGCCAGATAAAAAGCCACTTATCGAGGCAATAACGGAGAAGGGGGAAGAGCTAGGTTATAAAACCAGAGATGTGAGATTCAAAGCCGGAACACGCTGGAGGCACAGTCTGATTTTAACGCTCTGA
- a CDS encoding M20 family metallo-hydrolase has translation MSEALKKVTQEIENLRDDMVKTLVELIKIPAISPNYGYEGEYDKAQKLLEIIKDWPFDKVEVYNAPDERAKNGVRPNILAYYYGEKGEDSPRLWILTHIDVVPPGDLSKWTITEPFKPLVRDGKVYGRGSEDNGQSLVASLYAVRAMMNLGIRPKRTIILAFVSDEETGSKYGIEWLMKEHPELFRKDDLVLVPDGGNEDGTFIEVAEKSILWFRVKVRGKQVHASMPDKGLNAHRVALDYAYHLDKLLHEKYFEKDELFDPPESTFEPTMVNGPADSPNIAPGEHEIVFDCRILPKYSPDEILSDAEKLAEEVKAKYRKEIDGEVLPEIKVEVIQRLDAPEPTDPNSEIVKLLQAALKEFRGKEAKVGGIGGGTFAAYFRKLGIPAVVWATLDEMAHQPNEYAKIDNMVEDAKVMAALALL, from the coding sequence ATGAGTGAAGCCCTCAAAAAAGTCACTCAGGAGATTGAAAACCTACGTGACGATATGGTGAAAACCCTGGTGGAGCTCATCAAAATCCCGGCAATAAGCCCGAACTACGGCTACGAGGGCGAATACGATAAGGCCCAAAAGCTTCTCGAGATAATCAAGGACTGGCCCTTCGATAAGGTTGAGGTCTACAACGCCCCTGATGAGAGGGCCAAGAACGGCGTGAGGCCGAACATTCTCGCCTATTATTACGGCGAGAAAGGAGAGGACTCACCAAGGCTCTGGATTCTAACACACATTGATGTCGTCCCACCGGGAGACCTGAGCAAGTGGACAATAACCGAACCGTTTAAACCACTCGTCAGGGACGGAAAAGTCTACGGCAGGGGAAGCGAGGACAACGGACAGAGCCTGGTCGCTTCACTCTATGCAGTTAGGGCCATGATGAACCTCGGAATAAGGCCGAAGAGAACGATAATCCTAGCCTTTGTCAGCGATGAGGAGACCGGAAGCAAGTACGGCATCGAGTGGCTTATGAAGGAGCACCCAGAGCTTTTCAGGAAGGATGACCTCGTTCTCGTCCCGGACGGCGGAAATGAGGATGGAACCTTCATCGAGGTTGCAGAGAAGAGCATCCTCTGGTTCAGGGTTAAGGTCAGGGGCAAGCAGGTTCACGCGAGCATGCCCGATAAGGGGTTGAACGCCCACCGCGTTGCCCTTGATTACGCCTATCACCTGGATAAGCTCCTCCACGAGAAGTATTTCGAGAAGGATGAGCTCTTTGATCCACCGGAGAGCACCTTCGAGCCGACGATGGTGAACGGTCCGGCCGATTCACCGAACATCGCACCAGGAGAACACGAGATAGTCTTCGACTGCAGAATTCTGCCGAAGTACAGCCCGGATGAGATACTGAGCGATGCAGAGAAGCTCGCGGAAGAAGTAAAGGCAAAATACAGGAAGGAAATTGACGGGGAAGTTCTCCCAGAGATAAAGGTAGAGGTCATCCAGCGCCTCGATGCTCCAGAGCCAACCGACCCGAACAGCGAGATAGTAAAGCTCCTCCAGGCGGCCCTTAAGGAGTTCCGCGGGAAGGAGGCAAAGGTCGGTGGAATCGGTGGTGGAACCTTCGCAGCCTACTTCAGAAAGCTCGGCATTCCAGCAGTTGTGTGGGCAACACTTGATGAGATGGCCCACCAGCCCAACGAGTACGCGAAGATAGACAACATGGTTGAAGACGCCAAGGTTATGGCAGCCTTGGCGCTGCTCTGA
- a CDS encoding PqqD family protein: MEEYLHLIPERNENIELRKIEGKYYLLIPMDSPLDFLARKLHGDYRRIELDEAGAFIWELCDGRRTVEEIGKLLKRRFGDEVEPLYERLITFLFELHKRNLVGFKRVGELE, translated from the coding sequence ATGGAAGAATATCTACACCTAATCCCAGAGCGCAATGAAAACATCGAACTGAGAAAAATCGAAGGAAAATACTACCTTTTAATCCCGATGGATTCGCCCCTCGATTTTCTGGCAAGAAAACTCCACGGGGACTACAGGCGAATAGAACTCGACGAAGCTGGGGCCTTCATCTGGGAGTTATGTGACGGTAGGAGAACGGTCGAAGAGATTGGAAAGCTGCTTAAAAGAAGGTTTGGAGATGAAGTAGAGCCACTTTACGAACGTCTGATAACGTTTCTTTTTGAACTTCACAAAAGGAACCTGGTTGGGTTTAAAAGAGTCGGTGAGTTAGAGTAG
- a CDS encoding OPT family oligopeptide transporter: MGPTPYIPPEKSLPEYTIKAFVLGVVLAIIMGAANAYLGMYAGMTVSASIPAAVISIAILFAFKDRNILENNMVQTAASAGESLAAGIIFTLPALVVLGYYTEFPYYIVTLIAALGGSLGALFTVVLRRAFIVEEKLPYPEGTACAEVLIAGDRGGSRAKPIFYGGIFGGLYKLFGSAGLWSGTVETAKMVGSRVLYIGSDLSAALISVGYIVGLNIAFLVFLGGAIAWFIAIPIYAAKTGNPDGLSAIDLAWTLWSTKIRYMGVGAMVVGGLWSLIKLRNPIMRGIKAGLEVAKRKQSGEAILRTEEDLPLNYVMMLITAFVIPLFLLYFHIIGSIGIAAVMAIILLIVGFLGSSIAGYLAGVVGSSNNPVSGITIMSLLFTAFVLKAFGLSGMEGMAATILVAAVICTAAAIAGDTMQDLATGYIVGATPKRQQVFEIIGTFFAALVMAPVLNLLIQAYGIAGTPTAKENALPAPQAFLMAKVTEGVFTGTLEWTMVYIGAGIAIVLIILDEILAMKGSKFRTPVMPVAVGIYLPLSLGVPILIGGITRHIVSKARGSDEGSPTDPGVLGAAGLIAGEAIMGIIFAALIVADVAPSIGFSSNILGIVFLLGILAWLYMTGKKE, from the coding sequence ATGGGACCAACCCCGTACATCCCACCCGAGAAATCGCTGCCAGAATATACCATCAAGGCTTTTGTTTTGGGTGTTGTTCTGGCAATTATAATGGGTGCAGCAAACGCCTACCTCGGCATGTACGCAGGAATGACCGTTAGCGCCAGCATTCCGGCAGCTGTTATATCGATAGCAATTCTCTTCGCGTTTAAGGACAGAAACATTTTGGAGAACAACATGGTTCAGACTGCAGCATCAGCCGGAGAGTCCCTGGCGGCGGGCATAATATTCACTCTGCCCGCCCTAGTGGTTCTCGGTTATTACACCGAGTTCCCATACTACATAGTGACACTCATAGCAGCCCTCGGTGGTTCCCTCGGTGCCCTTTTCACAGTGGTTCTGAGGAGAGCTTTTATAGTCGAAGAAAAGCTCCCGTATCCAGAGGGTACCGCCTGTGCTGAGGTCCTCATAGCGGGAGATAGGGGCGGAAGCCGCGCCAAGCCGATATTCTATGGTGGTATCTTCGGTGGACTCTACAAGCTCTTCGGAAGTGCAGGCCTGTGGTCAGGAACCGTTGAGACTGCTAAAATGGTGGGTTCAAGGGTTCTCTACATTGGAAGTGATCTCTCTGCAGCCCTCATCAGTGTCGGCTATATCGTTGGCCTGAATATTGCATTCCTCGTGTTCCTCGGTGGTGCAATCGCGTGGTTCATAGCCATTCCAATATATGCCGCTAAAACTGGCAATCCAGACGGCCTCAGTGCCATTGACCTCGCCTGGACCCTCTGGAGCACCAAGATCAGATACATGGGAGTTGGAGCGATGGTCGTCGGTGGTCTCTGGAGCCTCATAAAGCTTAGGAACCCGATAATGAGGGGCATCAAGGCTGGCCTTGAGGTCGCAAAGAGGAAGCAGTCTGGAGAGGCAATACTCAGAACCGAAGAGGACCTGCCGCTCAACTACGTCATGATGCTCATAACAGCCTTCGTCATCCCACTGTTCCTGCTGTACTTCCACATCATCGGCTCGATAGGAATAGCGGCGGTTATGGCAATAATACTGCTCATCGTTGGATTCCTCGGAAGTTCCATCGCCGGCTACCTGGCGGGTGTTGTCGGTTCATCCAACAACCCGGTTTCGGGAATCACCATCATGAGCCTGCTCTTCACGGCCTTTGTCCTCAAGGCATTTGGTCTCAGCGGTATGGAGGGCATGGCCGCAACCATACTCGTCGCGGCCGTCATATGTACCGCCGCAGCAATAGCCGGTGACACCATGCAGGACCTCGCCACGGGTTACATCGTTGGTGCAACCCCCAAGAGGCAGCAGGTATTCGAGATAATCGGTACGTTCTTCGCGGCCCTTGTCATGGCGCCGGTGCTCAACCTCCTGATCCAGGCTTACGGAATAGCGGGAACCCCAACAGCCAAGGAAAATGCCCTCCCCGCTCCACAGGCATTCCTTATGGCCAAGGTCACCGAGGGTGTCTTCACCGGAACCCTTGAGTGGACCATGGTCTACATCGGCGCTGGTATAGCCATTGTACTCATAATCCTCGACGAAATACTCGCAATGAAGGGCTCCAAGTTCAGGACTCCAGTCATGCCCGTCGCCGTCGGCATCTATCTGCCGCTTAGCCTTGGCGTGCCAATCCTTATCGGTGGAATCACCAGGCACATTGTCTCAAAGGCCAGGGGCAGCGACGAGGGGAGCCCAACCGACCCGGGAGTGCTCGGAGCAGCAGGACTCATTGCCGGAGAGGCAATAATGGGAATAATCTTCGCCGCTCTCATAGTGGCGGACGTTGCCCCGTCCATAGGCTTCAGCAGCAACATCCTCGGAATAGTGTTCCTCCTCGGCATATTGGCATGGCTCTACATGACCGGAAAGAAGGAGTGA
- a CDS encoding MBL fold metallo-hydrolase: MIEITFLGSGGGRFITITQFRSTGGFHIRASRNIYVDPGPGALVRSWRYKLDPRKLDAVFVSHRHVDHCNDTEVMIEAMTGGALKKRGMLIASKSVVYGDETHTPAVSKYHMDVLESIHTPEPGNKISVGEEELIITPTRHSDPTTIGFRMRTRYGDISYIPDTAYFDELIEWHEGSRLIIAAVTRPRDMGIPYHLSTDDVVTMLKKMEGKPEVFIMSHIGMKMHFANPYKEAKYIETVTGVKTYVAKEGFKVMVDKNEIAVRTLRPARFV, from the coding sequence TTGATAGAGATAACTTTCCTCGGCAGTGGCGGCGGCAGATTCATAACCATAACACAGTTTCGCTCCACGGGAGGCTTCCACATCAGGGCCAGCAGGAACATCTACGTTGACCCTGGGCCGGGGGCTCTTGTTCGTTCGTGGCGCTACAAGCTCGATCCCAGGAAGCTCGATGCTGTCTTCGTTTCACATAGGCACGTTGATCACTGCAACGACACCGAAGTCATGATTGAAGCCATGACAGGAGGGGCGCTGAAGAAAAGGGGCATGCTTATAGCCTCGAAAAGCGTTGTCTACGGCGACGAGACGCACACCCCAGCGGTCAGCAAATATCACATGGACGTCCTTGAGAGCATACATACCCCTGAACCTGGCAACAAAATCTCGGTAGGGGAGGAGGAGCTCATAATAACCCCTACGAGACACTCAGATCCGACAACCATAGGCTTTCGAATGAGAACCAGATATGGTGACATCTCGTATATACCGGATACCGCGTACTTCGATGAGCTCATTGAGTGGCATGAGGGTTCGAGGCTCATTATAGCTGCCGTAACCCGGCCGAGGGATATGGGGATTCCCTACCACCTGAGCACCGATGATGTCGTTACGATGCTTAAGAAGATGGAGGGAAAACCCGAGGTCTTCATAATGAGCCACATCGGAATGAAGATGCACTTCGCCAACCCGTACAAGGAGGCAAAATACATAGAGACGGTAACGGGCGTGAAGACCTATGTCGCCAAAGAGGGCTTCAAAGTAATGGTGGATAAAAACGAAATAGCGGTGCGGACGCTCAGACCTGCTAGATTCGTTTAG
- the glmM gene encoding phosphoglucosamine mutase, with protein sequence MKLFGTAGIRGTLWEKVTPDLALNVGRALGTYIRKGKVAVARDGRTSSIMLENALVSGLLSSGMEVIQFGLIPTPTLAWGTNRYGDAGVMITASHNPPTDNGIKVFNGDGTEFYLEQEAELERIIFSGEYKKVDWDGIRKVRQRDIVDEYIGTVLDFVDHETSLKVLYDGANGAGSVVAPYLLREMGAKVISINAHIDGHFPGRKPEPRYDNIAYLGNLVRELGVDLAIAQDGDADRIAVFDEKGNYIDEDTLIALFAKLYVEEHGGGVIVTSINTGSRIDEVVENGGGRVYRVPLGQPHDGIKKYNAIFAAEPWKFIHPRFGLWIDSFVTMGLLIKLIDERGKPLSEIIREEIPTYYLTKKNVKCPDRYKKTVLEVARHVLEEKLRSEIKEILTISGFRFNLKDGSWVLVRPSGTEPKIRVVVEGPTEKKRDELFELAYNTVRRAVEEAMKKKE encoded by the coding sequence ATGAAGCTCTTCGGAACGGCTGGAATTAGAGGCACTTTATGGGAAAAGGTCACACCAGACCTAGCGCTGAACGTTGGGAGAGCCCTCGGAACGTACATCAGGAAGGGAAAAGTGGCCGTCGCAAGAGACGGAAGGACTTCAAGCATAATGCTCGAGAACGCGCTCGTTTCTGGACTTTTAAGTTCAGGCATGGAGGTAATCCAGTTTGGGCTGATACCAACGCCAACATTGGCATGGGGCACCAACCGCTATGGCGACGCTGGAGTCATGATAACAGCCAGCCACAACCCGCCCACGGACAACGGAATAAAGGTCTTCAACGGTGACGGAACCGAGTTCTACCTCGAGCAAGAGGCAGAGCTGGAAAGGATAATCTTCTCGGGGGAGTATAAGAAAGTGGACTGGGACGGGATAAGGAAGGTTCGTCAGAGGGACATCGTCGACGAGTACATCGGCACAGTCTTGGACTTCGTCGACCATGAGACTAGTCTGAAAGTCCTCTACGACGGTGCGAACGGCGCCGGAAGCGTCGTTGCTCCCTATCTGCTTCGCGAGATGGGGGCGAAAGTGATAAGCATCAACGCCCACATTGACGGCCACTTCCCGGGCAGAAAGCCCGAGCCGAGGTACGATAACATAGCATACCTCGGAAATCTTGTGAGGGAGCTTGGTGTTGACTTAGCTATAGCCCAGGACGGCGACGCCGACAGAATAGCGGTCTTCGATGAAAAAGGCAACTACATCGACGAAGACACACTGATAGCGCTCTTCGCTAAGCTCTATGTCGAGGAGCACGGGGGCGGAGTCATCGTTACATCGATAAACACCGGCTCGCGTATCGATGAAGTCGTCGAAAACGGTGGTGGAAGGGTCTACCGCGTTCCCCTCGGTCAGCCGCACGACGGCATAAAGAAGTACAACGCGATTTTTGCCGCCGAGCCGTGGAAGTTCATCCACCCAAGATTCGGCCTATGGATAGACAGCTTCGTCACGATGGGCCTGCTCATCAAGCTCATCGACGAACGCGGAAAACCCCTATCCGAAATAATCCGCGAGGAGATACCCACCTACTACCTCACCAAGAAGAACGTGAAGTGTCCGGACAGGTACAAAAAGACCGTCCTCGAAGTCGCAAGGCACGTTCTTGAGGAAAAGCTCAGGAGCGAGATAAAGGAAATACTAACCATCTCTGGCTTCCGCTTTAACCTCAAAGATGGCTCTTGGGTTCTCGTAAGACCGAGCGGAACTGAACCGAAGATAAGAGTAGTCGTGGAAGGCCCGACGGAAAAGAAGCGCGACGAACTCTTCGAGCTGGCTTACAACACTGTCAGAAGGGCAGTGGAAGAGGCAATGAAAAAGAAAGAGTGA
- a CDS encoding UPF0146 family protein — MPIEDFADFLAGRVPRGKIVELGIGFQFKVALKLKEMGYDVLAIDWNPASVEKARELGINAIRDDIFNPRPELYRDAKALYSVRPTPEIVQPILELGKKLGLPVYILPLSGDTMPGNLKLINHKGLAIYMAKTI, encoded by the coding sequence ATGCCAATTGAAGACTTCGCAGATTTCTTGGCGGGAAGGGTTCCGAGAGGGAAAATAGTCGAACTCGGTATAGGTTTCCAGTTCAAAGTGGCCTTAAAGCTGAAAGAGATGGGCTACGATGTTCTTGCAATTGACTGGAATCCAGCCTCCGTTGAAAAAGCAAGGGAGCTTGGGATAAACGCTATCAGGGATGACATCTTCAACCCAAGGCCGGAACTGTACAGGGATGCCAAAGCCTTGTACTCCGTAAGACCAACGCCCGAAATAGTCCAGCCGATTCTCGAGCTCGGGAAGAAGCTTGGACTCCCAGTTTACATCCTTCCCCTCAGTGGTGACACAATGCCCGGTAACCTGAAGCTTATCAACCACAAGGGATTGGCCATATACATGGCTAAAACTATTTAA